In a genomic window of Paraburkholderia acidiphila:
- a CDS encoding sensor histidine kinase: MFARIFLLWIASLMLVQAGFRYLDVDSPLSFGETAFDPSSPSAAAQQQEAELQLELAAQGASVQGIAPLVSIRPAAVDLGAHVAPHLRDAIWAPHAGASSNDAYLREACSSGVTCLKTVTRWVDVRLAAHMVVLCVVLLALRAWWLRTVRHDLLAMIATLRSAASGTEPPPARVDTPRNLHGLARAIGDLLCRRSGTVEDQSAMFAAFLRQIESRVARLRAYAMNVTRWNLRVALVEDIDLFQDLARQFVDTAGQGGANHAPVNVDAYLKDRFVYGANADASIVLRLDAGEAFALPRAALGRLVDNLVGNAQAHGKPPIEICTARGPRTWTLSVRDHGEGTGASLPEGGTLASPALASRAASLGLDSHWGMGLSIVRRLARLCNAKLKIGNHPEGGLWVRMIVPMEKTRQA; the protein is encoded by the coding sequence CATTTTCCTGTTATGGATTGCGTCGTTGATGCTGGTGCAGGCCGGTTTTCGATATCTCGATGTGGATTCGCCGTTGAGTTTCGGCGAGACGGCATTCGATCCGTCTTCCCCGTCGGCCGCCGCCCAGCAGCAGGAAGCCGAACTGCAACTGGAACTGGCCGCGCAAGGCGCGAGCGTCCAGGGGATTGCCCCGTTGGTGTCCATCAGACCGGCAGCCGTCGACCTCGGGGCCCACGTGGCGCCTCATCTGCGCGATGCGATCTGGGCACCGCATGCAGGGGCGTCATCGAACGACGCTTATCTGCGCGAAGCCTGTTCGTCCGGCGTCACGTGCCTGAAGACGGTCACCCGCTGGGTCGATGTGCGATTGGCGGCGCACATGGTGGTGCTCTGCGTTGTTCTGCTTGCGCTGCGTGCCTGGTGGCTACGAACGGTACGCCACGACCTGCTCGCCATGATTGCCACCCTGCGCAGCGCGGCGAGCGGCACCGAGCCACCACCCGCGCGCGTGGACACCCCGCGCAATCTGCATGGCCTCGCCCGCGCAATCGGCGATCTGCTGTGCCGCCGCAGCGGTACGGTCGAAGACCAGTCGGCCATGTTCGCCGCTTTCCTGCGGCAGATCGAATCGCGGGTTGCGCGCTTGCGCGCTTATGCCATGAACGTCACGCGCTGGAATCTGCGCGTGGCCCTCGTCGAGGACATCGATCTCTTTCAGGATCTCGCGCGGCAGTTCGTCGACACGGCCGGCCAGGGCGGCGCGAATCATGCGCCAGTGAACGTGGACGCGTATCTAAAGGATCGATTCGTGTACGGCGCGAACGCGGACGCGAGCATCGTGCTGCGGCTGGACGCCGGCGAGGCGTTCGCGCTGCCGCGCGCAGCGCTCGGGCGGCTCGTCGACAATCTCGTCGGCAACGCGCAGGCGCACGGCAAACCGCCCATCGAAATCTGCACGGCGCGAGGGCCGCGCACGTGGACCTTGAGCGTGCGGGATCACGGCGAAGGCACCGGCGCGAGCCTGCCCGAGGGCGGTACGCTGGCGTCGCCGGCGCTCGCCTCGCGCGCGGCAAGCCTCGGGCTCGATTCGCACTGGGGCATGGGGCTGTCGATCGTCCGACGCCTTGCGCGCCTGTGCAATGCGAAGCTCAAGATCGGCAATCATCCCGAGGGCGGCCTCTGGGTGCGCATGATCGTGCCGATGGAGAAAACCCGTCAAGCCTGA